CGGGATCAACTTCCGCCGACTCGTTCATACCTATGGTCCGAACTTTGCTAACCACGCCTTTCGCATCGAATTGAATAATTACAACCTTACGATCAATAACCTTTGGTTCCAAAAAAGCGTAGGTTTCGGTTTTTTCGCTAAAGTAGACCCAAGTCTCTTTTTTTTCATAGTTGCCAACAGTTGACGGAGATCCTAATGCGTCACGTACTTCGCCGCGAGAAATTTCACCCGGTTGAATTTCAACCAGCCGCTCAGGATCTGGAACGTTTCCACGGACAGCGATTCGACCAGAGCAGGCGGTCAGAATCCCAACGGCGACAACACCAATCAGGGCGTGGCGAAGAACAGACTTGGAAATCGACTCGTATCGTAAAAGGTGCGACATGTGCATTGCCATTCGAAGTTTCACTGCTAAGCTGCAGCAGCAATTAAATGGGGGGAAACCGTTTGTTTCATCGGCTCTCTCCGTCAATTCACGGAAGTTGCACCCGGTACAAAAAATTGTCAATGATCCGAATGCGCCGTGATGGCGTAATCCAGAGACCTTTCCAGGACACCCAAAGTCATGTTTGACGGATTGTTTAAAAACCGACGTGTAAAACAGACCGCCTTCAAACTCTATACAACGGCCGTTAATCAGGCTCGGTTGCCGGTATTTTACACCGACCTTAGCGTGCCAGATACGTTAGAAGGCCGCTTTGATATGATCAGTCTTCACGTGTTTCTTGTCCTTCGACGCCTCAAAAGAGAAGGGGCACCCATGGTCGATCTTGGACAGGCTGTATTCGATGCAATGTTTGCAGATTTTGATCGCAATTTTCGTGAGATGGGGATCGGTGACATTGGCGTCGGTACTCGGGTCAAGAAGCTGGCACGGAGCTTCTATGGTCGCGTAGCAGCCTATGACGAGGGGTTGGAGGGAGATAACACCACCTTGATGGCGGCGCTCAGCCGTAACGTTTATCGTCAGGCTGCCCCCTCGGCTGAGGAAGTGTCCCAATTAGCTACGTATTTCCGAAATCAATCGGCGGCCGTTGAGCAACAACCTCTCGCCGCTTTAACCGGTGGCGATCCCGGGTTTATCAAATTAGAGGCACCATTGGAGGGCCCCCCCGATGATTGATGGCTCTCAACCCGAATTTAGCCATCCGATCCCTGTTGATAGACTGAGCGAAACTGGGACATTCCTTAAAATTTCGGCCAACAAAAGCGAGCGTCATGCACTGGCCAAACGGCTCAGTATTCCTGCGATTAACTCCCTGAATGCGGAAGTTCGCATAAAACCCGAATCCAAAGGCCGTAAA
Above is a window of Rhodospirillaceae bacterium DNA encoding:
- a CDS encoding outer membrane protein assembly factor BamE; its protein translation is MSHLLRYESISKSVLRHALIGVVAVGILTACSGRIAVRGNVPDPERLVEIQPGEISRGEVRDALGSPSTVGNYEKKETWVYFSEKTETYAFLEPKVIDRKVVIIQFDAKGVVSKVRTIGMNESAEVDPVGRKTPSAGAELTVIDQIIANFQKMLPPE